One genomic region from Candidatus Methylomirabilota bacterium encodes:
- a CDS encoding type II toxin-antitoxin system HicB family antitoxin, which produces MPQHTIKAAIRPGEQSGYVAECLEIPVVTQGLTLDEVTRNLQEAVALHLADEDLSALGLAPNPTVVVTMEISPTHA; this is translated from the coding sequence ATGCCCCAACACACGATCAAGGCCGCGATTCGTCCAGGAGAACAGTCGGGATACGTGGCGGAATGCCTCGAGATCCCGGTAGTTACTCAGGGCCTCACGCTGGACGAGGTCACTCGAAACCTTCAGGAAGCCGTCGCTCTCCATCTGGCTGATGAGGACCTGTCCGCCTTGGGGCTTGCCCCCAACCCCACCGTTGTCGTAACGATGGAGATCTCGCCCACGCATGCCTAA